TGCAGCTTACATAGGAATCCAAGAAGCATGTACAAGACAGATTAGAAAATTTATCATCGAAGGGGACTCATCAGATGTCATCAAAAATATTAACCACCCCCAGAAAGTAAGAAAATAGGAATCAAAAGGAGTAGTAAGAGATGCCAAATTTTTGCTGAAGGAGCTAGAAGAATGGAAAGCAGTCAAAATACATTGATTTGGGATCGATGCACTCATTCAATTGCCAATGGGCAGAATCCAAcaacaagtttggaaaaatcCCTTAGCTACCCTCTTAAAGTAATGTTTTTTTCACTAATGAAGTCATTTTAGGAAAAacaaaagtacaaaaaaatacaattgGTACCCTTTATTGGTACCCAATCTCGGTGGGACAAGCATTtccctatatataaatatatattgggtTGGGGTATAATGCGGGCGAGCCTAGGCCTAGCCACCCCACCCCCCTCTCCTCTTACTACTTCAAATTTTGTGGGCAGGGCTGGGGAGATGGATAGCAAGCTGGCAGGTGGTAGGTGGGGTATAAAGAACTCTCAAAGATGTAGCTACGTATTCCTAATACTAATTAAAGAATGAACTCATTGATTCATTGAGTTATAGGCTTGACCTGCATTTACTTTAAAGCTGACTGACCAAGATATTGGACTATAAAACCTTCACAAACGATAGGAAAATTTGGGGAAAAGAGTACTTTGTTTGTTAGTGTTTTTGACAGTTTTGATGGTTTTAGAAAGATGAAAAACTGATCCATGGACATGGCTACTCAGATATGTGCTAAAAAGAGTATTAATTCTCTTTGGTCTCCGCACATGATAATTGGAGCCTTTGAGTTTTATTAAGATAGATTACGATGTTGGTAATAGGAAGAGGTGTTAAGAGtggttgagttgaggataaagaGGCTCACATTTTGGAGTCGATGTTGCTACATAGAAAATCAGTAAGTATATTGTTTTGCTTTAGGACTGAGAGGTTGAGAGTGTAAATGAAGAGGAAGATCTGGAAAAATGGAGGTTAGTTTGCCACATACTGGTTGTCTTTGACAAAGACAAATGGAGAAAGATCACATTGTACTTGAGAAAGATTAGAATAGAATTTTGATAGGCAGTTTGCAAGAACATAACCAAAAATTTAGGTGGCAATCAACTAAAGAAAACAATGCTTCCATTGGCCATCGGTGGGAGAGCAAAACACAGGTTTAGGTGGGTAATGCTTGTTAGAACTTTTCTCAACAATCGACTTTTGATAGGTACTTCATGGCTCTGGGACCATAAAAGAGGAGGATGAGAGCCAAGAGTGAATAAAGGCCGGCATCTCTCTCTTGCATTTCATAGCACCTTTGATCTTTATTTATAGGGTAGTTTACACTCAATCAAAGATTATAATTACAATCAAAATATGAATCAAGCttacagtcaaaatatatcAACTATAGTAGAAAACAAAGGGTAATAGCCTTGATCATGATCAGACTGTTGGTGCCAATTCTTTGCACTGATTATGGTGGTTGTTTACACTGATTAGGACTGCTGCTGCTTACTCAAATATTCTTCAAAGCATGTAGTTCTGAAACATGATCAGAATCTCTAAATTAAGCATCTACTTCTTTAAATTGGGATATGAATTCCTCAGCTCCAAGAGTCTAGACCACCTCTTATCAGTAGAACCCACATTTTGTCTATCAATACCTGCAAAGAGTTCATTAAGTGACTGCCTGCCTTGCATTGCATTGCCTATAGTTCAATAGTtgtcaaaacaaaacaagattACATTACTTACAATGCAATGTAGGTTCTGATCTCTCGCATAACTCCGAACAAGTATCCTGTAGCATAGATTTTAAGAATCTTTTCCCAAATGACTTGGAATTCAATGCAAGTTTtctgataataaaaaaattactccaTATGCAAATCATACTTTTACTGATGTGGTAAGACGGATTGAGTCTTGTACTAGTGAATCCAGGTCCACTTCGTTTCCAGGTTTAACATAGATCACCTGCTAAGGAAAGCCGTGTTAAATCATATATTCAAAagtcaaaaagagaaaaataaggaGGGAAAAGGATCATTTCCATTTTGAGTGAAATTGATTGTATCTATTTAGTgcagaatatgaaatattttgatcatttcaccttttgttgaaaagaaaaatcactTAAATACCTCATGTTTTACACTAAATtgtattagagagagagagagagagagagagagagagcttagaGACTTAATGATGGATCATCTCCCCCAATTTCAGGTAGTTGATTTTCACTATTATCCCTGCTTGATGGTAGAACCCATACGTTGAAGGTTGTGTCAATCTATTACAGCATGTGCAGCAGCAGGTTAGTGTCATGCAAGCGTGGCATAATCTTTCCTCtccaaataaattttacatCTTCTTTTCTTAACAGAGTGAATACGTACCTCTCTGCAGTATGGTGAAGAGCAGATACTACATTTTCTACCGAAGGATGTAAGAATCCTTCCATCGACTGAAAGACCAAAGCTGGCATGCTGGTAAATCCAAAGGGGGAATTATTAGATAGATTCCTTGACTACCATGATATAGCATTTTgggttcaaaaaaaaaatatcaaaacataaatattttttatgccaGCTGATGTTGCAGGTTTCCATATCACTAGTGTGTGTGATGTATCAATAAATAggcttgcaaatataattttccaATATGTAGTATTGAGCATCAAGGAGTATTTAAGGGCTTATAATCCATATAATGTTCTTGCTTGCCTTTTACCTTTTGCAATAACAACAATTACCACAATGGTGGATAGAAGAATGCCAACACACTGGAATTGGTGAAAAGAAAGGATAAAACCATTGCAGAGCCCTCAAATTTTCCTAACTGATCTGCCCAAAGGAAGAACCATCAGACACATACACCCTAAGCTGCTTCATTTGACATTGCTTTCTTGTTTGGAGTTAAAATTTTCCCTACCTAAATTTAGGATGAACATAcaactaaaacaaataaaagaaagaaagatgaaaggAGTGAGAAGAGTATCACCTTC
This sequence is a window from Carya illinoinensis cultivar Pawnee chromosome 9, C.illinoinensisPawnee_v1, whole genome shotgun sequence. Protein-coding genes within it:
- the LOC122276286 gene encoding large ribosomal RNA subunit accumulation protein YCED homolog 2, chloroplastic isoform X3, with translation MTSPCSRGSRRLIKISTSNGRWQGKWNCDYLLSLRDLRLQDLVEDDEHKDAQVFINLCIQKHASFGLSVDGRILTSFGRKCSICSSPYCREIDTTFNVWVLPSSRDNSENQLPEIGGDDPSVIYVKPGNEVDLDSLVQDSIRLTTSVKDTCSELCERSEPTLHCIDRQNVGSTDKRWSRLLELRNSYPNLKK
- the LOC122276286 gene encoding large ribosomal RNA subunit accumulation protein YCED homolog 2, chloroplastic isoform X1, which codes for MAEACRLLSARNINPGPSHHPAAKAKSLKSPPSQFSITRATSKRNDISLKNSSRGSRRLIKISTSNGRWQGKWNCDYLLSLRDLRLQDLVEDDEHKDAQVFINLCIQKHASFGLSVDGRILTSFGRKCSICSSPYCREIDTTFNVWVLPSSRDNSENQLPEIGGDDPSVIYVKPGNEVDLDSLVQDSIRLTTSVKDTCSELCERSEPTLHCIDRQNVGSTDKRWSRLLELRNSYPNLKK